From a region of the Arachis ipaensis cultivar K30076 chromosome B09, Araip1.1, whole genome shotgun sequence genome:
- the LOC107616302 gene encoding uncharacterized protein LOC107616302, whose protein sequence is MNSSTQSSILFSLVLILIIGNVAQARVNLGKSLPISDLITKVCDDELVIEKAKCIDILTSNPKILAAKSPLQISKLILTLAVNKAAKGQKFLQTLAETDKSPAIQQCAGSDYDAVIASFQSALKGIENDPITANYDAKIAGDDADNCAKGLAEAKIINPAVTKINDEIMLLSDIAFGATNLIERKTPQ, encoded by the coding sequence ATGAATTCCTCAACACAATCCTCCATCTTGTTCAGCCTTGTCTTGATTCTCATCATTGGCAATGTTGCACAAGCTCGTGTAAACTTGGGAAAATCCCTTCCCATAAGCGACTTGATAACTAAAGTTTGTGACGATGAACTGGTGATAGAAAAGGCAAAATGCATTGACATCCTGACATCAAACCCTAAGATTCTAGCAGCAAAGAGCCCTCTTCAGATCTCAAAGTTGATCCTTACCTTGGCAGTGAACAAGGCCGCCAAGGGACAGAAATTCCTTCAGACTTTGGCGGAGACGGACAAGTCTCCGGCGATTCAACAATGCGCTGGATCCGATTATGATGCTGTCATTGCATCCTTCCAGAGTGCCCTTAAAGGGATCGAGAACGATCCCATCACTGCAAATTATGATGCCAAGATCGCCGGTGATGACGCCGATAACTGCGCCAAAGGTTTGGCCGAAGCGAAGATCATTAACCCTGCTGTTACCAAGATCAACGATGAGATTATGTTGCTTTCAGACATAGCTTTTGGTGCAACAAATCTTATTGAGAGAAAAACTCCTCAATAG
- the LOC110266967 gene encoding fibroin heavy chain-like, translating to MNSSTQSSLLLTLGLILVIFQSSYAHEDPCPPPQPTKGGLGLGVGVGAGVGAKVGLGHDEKLGLGAGVGVGAGVQAGLGQYEKLGLGVGAAAGVGAKVGLGHDEKLGLGAGVGVGAGVQAGLGQHEKLGLGAGVGVGAGVQAGLGQHEKFGLGVGAGVGVGAKVGLGHDEKLGLGAGVGVGAGVQAGLGQHEKLGLGVGAGVGVGAQVGLGHDEKLGLGAGVGVGAGVQAGLGQHEKLGLGAGVGVGAGAQAGLGQHEKLGLGVGAAAGVGAQVGLGHDEKLGLGAGVGVGAGVQAGLGQHEKLGLGVGVGVGAGVGAQVGLGQHEKLGLGAGVGAGAGVQAGLGQHEKLGLGVGVGAGVGAQVGLGHDEKLGLRADVGVGAGVQVGLGHDQKLGLEAGVGVGAGAQVGLGQDGKLGLGAGVGVGAGAQVGLGHDEKLGLEAGVGVGAGAQVGLGQDEKLGLGAGVGVGAGAQVGLGHDQKLGLEAGVGVGAGAQVGLGHDGKLGLDAGVGVGAGAQVELGHDGKLGLGAGVGVGAGAQVGLGHDEKLGLGAGVGVGAGAQVELGHDEKLGLGAGVGVGAGAQVGLGHDGKLGLGAGVGVGAGAQVGLGHDGKLGLGAGVGVGAEAQVGLGHDGKLGLGAGVGVGAGAQVGLGHDGKLGLGAGVGVGAGAQVGLEHDGKLGLGASVGVGAEAQARLGHDEKLGLKASVGVDARAQIELGHNESSVNHKPSRRDLGLGIGVAAHVEIGVKAQVNVGHDGKPTETKPATESVDKKAVKQEPATGSVDNKAVKQEPATAVKQEPTTASVDKKAVKQEPATAATASVDKKAVKQEPATASVDNKTVKQEPATGGPDSRVNATGAQVKPEQDKKVVKQEPAAKASGEKVGAGAQVGVGAAKKPVDVPKVAVEVCKLVPSEERSKCMLVMRQNSKFLSCKTPQDVLRALLELEANKTKYVHELLNKLALKTTVDNTKAAGEATNACQVALAKEHVDVQVVISLNLEVAFINKLSYLVASNQL from the exons ATGAATTCCTCAACACAATCCTCCCTATTGCTCACTCTAGGCTTGATCCTCGTCATCTTTCAATCATCATATGCCCATGAAGATCCATGCCCACCACCACAACCAACAAAAGGAGGTCTTGGACTAGGAGTTGGAGTTGGTGCTGGTGTCGGCGCTAAAGTAGGACTTGGACATGATGAAAAACTCGGCCTAGGAGCTGGTGTTGGAGTTGGTGCTGGAGTTCAAGCAGGACTTGGACAATACGAAAAACTCGGCCTAGGAGTTGGTGCTGCTGCTGGCGTCGGCGCTAAAGTAGGACTTGGACATGATGAAAAACTTGGCCTAGGAGCTGGTGTTGGAGTTGGTGCTGGAGTTCAAGCAGGACTTGGACAACATGAAAAACTCGGCCTAGGAGCCGGTGTTGGAGTTGGTGCTGGAGTTCAAGCAGGACTTGGACAACACGAAAAATTCGGCCTAGGAGTTGGTGCTGGTGTTGGTGTCGGCGCTAAAGTAGGACTTGGACATGATGAAAAACTCGGCCTAGGAGCTGGTGTTGGAGTTGGTGCTGGAGTTCAAGCAGGACTTGGACAACACGAAAAACTCGGCCTAGGAGTTGGTGCTGGTGTTGGTGTCGGCGCTCAAGTAGGACTTGGACATGATGAAAAACTCGGCCTAGGAGCTGGTGTTGGAGTTGGTGCTGGAGTTCAAGCAGGACTTGGACAACACGAAAAACTCGGCTTAGGAGCTGGTGTTGGAGTTGGTGCTGGAGCTCAAGCAGGACTTGGACAGCACGAAAAACTCGGCCTAGGAGTTGGTGCTGCTGCTGGTGTCGGCGCTCAAGTAGGACTTGGACATGATGAAAAACTCGGCCTAGGAGCTGGTGTTGGAGTTGGTGCTGGAGTTCAAGCAGGACTTGGACAACACGAAAAACTCGGCCTAGGAGTTG GAGTTGGTGTTGGTGCCGGTGTCGGCGCTCAAGTTGGACTTGGACAACACGAAAAACTCGGCCTTGGAGCTGGTGTTGGAGCTGGTGCTGGTGTTCAAGCAGGACTTGGACAACACGAAAAACTCGGCCTAGGAGTTGGTGTTGGTGCTGGTGTCGGCGCTCAAGTAGGACTTGGACATGATGAAAAACTCGGTCTAAGAGCTGATGTTGGAGTTGGTGCTGGAGTTCAAGTCGGACTTGGACATGACCAAAAACTCGGCCTAGAAGCTGGTGTTGGAGTTGGTGCTGGAGCTCAAGTAGGACTTGGACAAGATGGAAAACTCGGCCTAGGagctggtgttggtgttggtgctgGAGCTCAAGTAGGACTTGGACATGACGAAAAGCTCGGCCTAGAAGCgggtgttggtgttggtgctgGAGCTCAAGTCGGACTTGGACAAGATGAAAAACTCGGCCTAGGAGCTGGTGTTGGAGTTGGTGCTGGAGCTCAAGTCGGACTTGGACATGACCAAAAACTTGGCCTTGAAGCTGGTGTTGGAGTTGGTGCTGGAGCTCAAGTAGGACTTGGACATGATGGAAAACTCGGCCTAGAtgctggtgttggtgttggtgctgGAGCTCAAGTCGAACTTGGACATGACGGAAAACTCGGCCTAGGAGCTGGTGTTGGAGTTGGTGCTGGAGCTCAAGTAGGACTTGGACATGACGAAAAGCTCGGCCTAGGagctggtgttggtgttggtgctgGAGCTCAAGTCGAACTTGGACATGACGAAAAGCTCGGCCTAGGAGCTGGTGTTGGAGTTGGTGCTGGAGCTCAAGTAGGACTTGGACATGATGGAAAACTTGGCCTAGGAGCTGGTGTTGGTGTTGGCGCTGGAGCTCAAGTTGGACTTGGACATGACGGAAAACTCGGTCTAGGTGCTGGTGTTGGAGTTGGTGCTGAAGCTCAAGTAGGACTTGGACATGATGGAAAACTTGGCCTAGGAGCTGGTGTTGGTGTTGGCGCTGGAGCTCAAGTTGGACTTGGACATGATGGAAAACTCGGTTTAGGTGCTGGTGTTGGAGTTGGTGCTGGAGCTCAAGTCGGACTTGAGCATGATGGAAAACTCGGTCTAGGAGCTAGTGTTGGAGTTGGTGCTGAAGCTCAAGCAAGACTTGGACATGACGAAAAACTCGGCCTAAAAGCTAGTGTTGGAGTTGATGCTAGAGCTCAAATAGAACTTGGACACAATGAAAGTTCCGTCAATCACAAACCATCAAGAAGAGACCTTGGTTTAGGAATTGGAGTTGCAGCCCATGTAGAGATTGGAGTTAAAGCACAAGTAAATGTTGGACATGATGGAAAACCCACCGAAACAAAACCAGCAACCGAAAGTGTTGACAAAAAGGCTGTCAAACAAGAACCAGCAACCGGAAGTGTTGATAATAAGGCCGTCAAACAAGAACCAGCAACCGCAGTCAAACAAGAACCAACAACCGCTAGTGTTGACAAAAAGGCCGTCAAACAAGAACCAGCAACCGCAGCAACCGCAAGTGTTGACAAAAAGGCCGTCAAACAAGAACCAGCAACCGCAAGTGTTGATAATAAGACCGTCAAACAAGAACCAGCAACCGGAGGTCCTGACTCAAGAGTTAATGCCACCGGAGCGCAAGTAAAACCTGAGCAAGACAAAAAGGTCGTCAAACAAGAACCAGCAGCAAAGGCTTCTGGCGAAAAAGTCGGAGCTGGAGCTCAGGTAGGAGTTGGAGCTGCCAAGAAACCTGTTGACGTTCCCAAAGTTGCTGTGGAAGTTTGCAAGCTAGTTCCTTCAGAGGAAAGGTCCAAGTGCATGCTAGTCATGAGACAGAACTCCAAATTCTTGTCTTGCAAAACTCCCCAAGATGTCTTAAGGGCTTTGCTTGAGTTGGAAGCCAACAAGACCAAATACGTGCATGAGCTACTCAACAAGTTGGCATTGAAAACCACCGTCGACAACACCAAAGCTGCCGGGGAAGCCACTAATGCCTGCCAAGTAGCCCTGGCTAAAGAACATGTTGATGTCCAAGTTGTTATCTCTCTTAACTTGGAGGTCGCTTTCATTAACAAGCTTTCATATCTTGTAGCAAGCAACCAATTATGA
- the LOC107616301 gene encoding uncharacterized protein LOC107616301, which yields MKMNSSTKSFILFSLGLVLIIANVAQAEEKSATLDLSKLVIKVCDATATERAKCMDIMRSNPKMLSAKNIVQLSQAILELGISKGKEGQKFLKELAKKSKSPALEQCAGFDYDGVVGSFKSALGEIKEDPMTANYDAKVASDGPDTCDRGLESEKIVNPAITELNKEIRLLSGIAFAATNFIPNKI from the coding sequence ATGAAGATGAATTCCTCAACAAAGTCCTTCATTTTGTTCAGCCTTGGCTTGGTCCTCATCATCGCCAATGTAGCACAAGCCGAAGAAAAATCAGCAACCTTGGACTTATCGAAGTTGGTGATTAAAGTTTGTGACGCTACAGCAACAGAAAGGGCAAAATGCATGGACATCATGAGATCAAACCCTAAGATGCTATCAGCAAAGAACATTGTTCAGCTCTCACAAGCCATCCTTGAATTGGGCATAAGCAAGGGCAAGGAGGGACAAAAATTCCTTAAGGAGTTGGCAAAGAAGAGCAAGTCCCCGGCGCTTGAACAATGCGCCGGATTCGACTATGATGGCGTCGTTGGATCCTTCAAGAGTGCTCTTGGCGAGATCAAGGAAGATCCCATGACTGCAAATTATGATGCCAAGGTCGCCAGCGATGGCCCTGACACCTGCGACAGAGGTTTGGAAAGTGAAAAGATCGTTAACCCTGCTATTACCGAACTAAACAAGGAGATTAGGTTGCTTTCAGGCATAGCTTTTGCTGCAACAAACTTTATTCCAAACAAAATTTAA